Proteins from a genomic interval of Osmia bicornis bicornis chromosome 11, iOsmBic2.1, whole genome shotgun sequence:
- the LOC114878603 gene encoding uncharacterized protein LOC114878603 isoform X1, giving the protein MASEIPSVHQRKLGPAPIASFEDLSDEVENGEPATRMPGIVEVATPATPGSSLKTPSTPRIDISRASSSSHHEDSNSRDSSPERELLAGGEPPAGCKLTLGYKEDAQDLRSSTEELDLQDPIHEQDLRRESKKLAKRRKDDSQSDYSGSKLDRERKDSNCSEIILLNISGRTSRLSSVGSQGSGASGKLSVVSATSSRSPSPHKCLLETSFCGSKPTLADNLIEPSKPETDDLEKILLKREADTTKALIPDSIKVSMVDGNLKPDPLDKPRRRGREERKEIFKREVEITKRFLEKVNIELPVVKKSADTQSTTSEQQTPKNQPQEVQKPATLDFNDKRKKTQNFKEIVQTTPTTSSVTGSPKLPRHQKVRDLEGSRTPSPSSVSRKSSFTSLFKARTDSSVLSPESPSPSTKPRRSLTSKIKDTTESLRSRSKSRERVSMDRGSSLKKDSKNKGVFSSTLSLFKKRERKKSYDEAIAASCGTDLEGSGGHPSLESIGHVEFRFNAEKEERKDDSIFISLHADDRNYEEALPSESVSIPLETPTKLLDEYESEPRTGSIVTEASIEHYPPPSRIRTEVLIETTSRSYALDHEVPRSGSKDSEISRSSSKDSKLSGQVKTSEVVGKSSTVESKHTEHRVSSSSSKDSIGKKEATKPKRRSKEVKQTIEPPERIDESRQKQVKEQVIQSTEIKSSNLMDDLISLADGLAKMSSVISDLDHNSSESERDSEIEFVKNKVEKLAEELPDERKGLFYEESFEEDLPYVPTTLPMEKSVAVPMLPVKQRLQEVRTIPIERPRSTTPINPTLLDEFVMHTSLDERRVEKMKISLPREESFKLKSPRKHAANTFMEFAGKVPDGGRKSAGKSPSPPPLPPRASTRPSNWINFEEIPEKRKAPKRIQTIPRSDDEGKSGGYSYVQPEECRCECHEESRRASMKEATTTRTSSSCSSNGERPCNGDNCTVPSSTSMDRASIVSDSSLECSLSIEEGSQSLYAGSSKPFSIDLDVRSNRSSIVSQDETDETACTNNS; this is encoded by the exons ATGGCGTCAGAGATACCGAGCGTTCATCAGAGGAAGCTTGGACCAGCGCCGATAGCATCCTTCGAAGACCTGTCCGACGAGGTGGAAAAC GGGGAACCGGCTACGCGAATGCCAGGCATCGTTGAGGTGGCCACGCCGGCAACGCCTGGTAGTTCGCTTAAGACACCCAGCACGCCGAGAATTGACATCAGCAGGGCGAGCAGTTCCTCCCACCATGAGGATAGTAACTCCAGGGACTCGTCGCCGGAAAGGGAGCTCCTTGCAG GTGGAGAGCCTCCGGCTGGATGCAAGCTGACTCTGGGATACAAAGAGGATGCTCAAGATTTGAGATCCTCGACGGAAGAGTTAGATCTGCAAGATCCGATTCACGAACAGGATCTCAGAAGGGAATCCAAGAAACTCGCCAAAAGACGAAAGGATGATTCTCAGTCAGATTACAGTGGTAGTAAGTTGGACCGTGAACGCAAAGACAGCAACTGTTCCGAGATCATTTTGTTGAATATCAGTGGAAGAACCTCCAGACTCTCTTCCGTGGGTAGCCAAGGTTCTGGTGCCTCTGGCAAACTCTCTGTCGTTTCAGCTACTTCCTCGAG GTCACCTAGCCCGCATAAATGCCTGCTGGAAACATCGTTCTGTGGGAGCAAGCCAACGCTGGCAGACAATCTGATAGAGCCATCAAAGCCAGAGACAGACGACCTAGAAAAGATCCTGTTGAAACGAGAGGCTGACACTACCAAGGCGTTGATTCCGGACAGTATAAAAGTGTCGATGGTCGATGGAAATTTGAAACCTGATCCCTTGGACAAGCCTCGAAGACGGGGTCGCGAGGAAAGAAAGGAGATCTTCAAGAGGGAGGTGGAAATCACCAAGAGATTTTTAGAGAAGGTGAACATAGAG CTGCCTGTCGTGAAGAAGTCAGCAGACACGCAAAGCACAACGTCCGAGCAACAGACGCCGAAGAACCAACCGCAAGAGGTTCAGAAACCGGCCACGTTAGACTTCAACGACAAAAGAAAGAAGACGCAGAACTTCAAGGAAATCGTGCAAACCACTCCTACGACGAGCAGCGTAACCGGCAGCCCGAAACTGCCGAGGCATCAGAAAGTGCGGGACCTCGAGGGTTCACGAACACCCAGTCCCTCTTCCGTGTCGAGGAAGAGCAGCTTCACCTCCCTGTTCAAG GCCCGCACAGACAGCAGTGTTTTGAGCCCAGAATCACCGTCGCCCAGCACGAAACCACGACGTAGCCTGACCTCAAAGATAAAGGACACCACCGAGAGTCTGCGAAGCAGATCGAAGTCGCGCGAAAGAGTGTCCATGGACCGAGGGTCCAGCTTGAAGAAGGACTCGAAGAACAAAGGCGTTTTCTCGTCGACGTTAAGTCTGTTCAAgaaacgagagagaaagaagagttACGACGAGGCTATCGCGGCTTCATGTGGGACCGACTTGGAGGGCAGCGGAGGACACCCGTCTTTGGAAAGCATCGGTCACGTGGAGTTCCGGTTTAACGCGGAGAAGGAGGAACGCAAGGACGACTCGATTTTTATAAGCCTCCACGCTGACGATAGAAACTACGAGGAAGCACTGCCGTCGGAGAGCGTCTCGATTCCATTGGAAACCCCGACGAAACTGTTGGACGAGTACGAGTCGGAGCCTCGTACAGGAAGCATTGTGACGGAAGCATCGATAGAACATTACCCGCCACCGTCGAGAATCAGAACCGAGGTTCTGATCGAGACCACCTCAAGATCGTACGCGCTAGACCATGAGGTACCTCGAAGCGGATCCAAGGATTCAGAAATTTCGAGAAGCTCCTCGAAGGATTCCAAGTTAAGTGGTCAAGTTAAAACGAGCGAGGTTGTTGGGAAATCATCGACGGTGGAGAGCAAACATACGGAACATCGGGTGTCCAGCAGTTCTTCGAAGGATTCGATCGGTAAGAAAGAAGCCACGAAGCCTAAGAGAAGAAGCAAAGAGGTTAAACAAACGATAGAACCGCCTGAAAGAATAGACGAAAGTAGACAGAAACAGGTGAAGGAACAAGTGATTCAGAGCACGGAAATTAAAAGCTCGAATTTAATGGACGACCTGATCAGTCTCGCGGATGGACTCGCGAAAATGTCCAGCGTGATTTCCGATCTGGATCACAACAGCTCGGAGTCGGAGAGAGACTCTGAGATCGAGTTCGTGAAAAACAAGGTTGAGAAACTCGCCGAGGAATTGCCTGATGAGAGAAAGGGTTTGTTCTACGAGGAGAGCTTCGAGGAGGATCTCCCTTATGTTCCCACCACCTTGCCTATGGAGAAAAGCGTGGCTGTGCCGATGCTGCCTGTTAAACAACGACTTCAGGAAGTAAG AACGATCCCCATTGAGAGGCCTCGGTCCACGACGCCCATAAATCCGACTCTCCTCGACGAGTTCGTGATGCACACGTCGCTGGACGAGCGTCGCGTTGAGAAGATGAAGATATCCTTACCGCGGGAGGAAAGTTTTAAGCTAAAGAGTCCGAGGAAGCACGCGGCGAACACGTTCATGGAGTTTGCAGGGAAAGTGCCCGATGGAGGACGAAAAAGTGCTGGGAAATCGCCGAGTCCACCGCCACTGCCACCAAGAGCATCCACGAGACCAAGCAACTGGATCAATTTCGAGGAGATTCCTGAAAAGAGGAAAGCACCGAAGAGAATTCAAACGATCCCCCGATCGGATGACGAAGGCAAATCGGGAGGGTACAGTTACGTGCAACCGGAGGAGTGCAG GTGCGAGTGTCACGAGGAGTCGCGAAGAGCGTCGATGAAAGAAGCGACAACAACGAGAACATCATCTTCCTGTAGCAGCAACGGCGAACGACCGTGTAACGGCGATAATTGCACGGTACCTAGCTCGACATCCATGGACCGTGCCAGCATCGTCAG TGACAGCTCGCTGGAGTGTAGCCTGAGCATCGAGGAAGGCAGCCAATCATTGTACGCAGGCTCCTCGAAACCGTTTAGCATTGACCTGGATGTAAGGTCGAACAGGTCCAGTATCGTGTCACAGGACGAGACTGACGAGACAGCCTGCACCAATAATAGTTAA
- the LOC114878603 gene encoding uncharacterized protein LOC114878603 isoform X4, whose amino-acid sequence MASEIPSVHQRKLGPAPIASFEDLSDEVENGEPATRMPGIVEVATPATPGSSLKTPSTPRIDISRASSSSHHEDSNSRDSSPERELLAGGEPPAGCKLTLGYKEDAQDLRSSTEELDLQDPIHEQDLRRESKKLAKRRKDDSQSDYSGSKLDRERKDSNCSEIILLNISGRTSRLSSVGSQGSGASGKLSVVSATSSRSPSPHKCLLETSFCGSKPTLADNLIEPSKPETDDLEKILLKREADTTKALIPDSIKVSMVDGNLKPDPLDKPRRRGREERKEIFKREVEITKRFLEKVNIELPVVKKSADTQSTTSEQQTPKNQPQEVQKPATLDFNDKRKKTQNFKEIVQTTPTTSSVTGSPKLPRHQKVRDLEGSRTPSPSSVSRKSSFTSLFKARTDSSVLSPESPSPSTKPRRSLTSKIKDTTESLRSRSKSRERVSMDRGSSLKKDSKNKGVFSSTLSLFKKRERKKSYDEAIAASCGTDLEGSGGHPSLESIGHVEFRFNAEKEERKDDSIFISLHADDRNYEEALPSESVSIPLETPTKLLDEYESEPRTGSIVTEASIEHYPPPSRIRTEVLIETTSRSYALDHEVPRSGSKDSEISRSSSKDSKLSGQVKTSEVVGKSSTVESKHTEHRVSSSSSKDSIGKKEATKPKRRSKEVKQTIEPPERIDESRQKQVKEQVIQSTEIKSSNLMDDLISLADGLAKMSSVISDLDHNSSESERDSEIEFVKNKVEKLAEELPDERKGLFYEESFEEDLPYVPTTLPMEKSVAVPMLPVKQRLQEVRTIPIERPRSTTPINPTLLDEFVMHTSLDERRVEKMKISLPREESFKLKSPRKHAANTFMEFAGKVPDGGRKSAGKSPSPPPLPPRASTRPSNWINFEEIPEKRKAPKRIQTIPRSDDEGKSGGYSYVQPEECRCECHEESRRASMKEATTTRTSSSCSSNGERPCNGDNCTVPSSTSMDRASIVR is encoded by the exons ATGGCGTCAGAGATACCGAGCGTTCATCAGAGGAAGCTTGGACCAGCGCCGATAGCATCCTTCGAAGACCTGTCCGACGAGGTGGAAAAC GGGGAACCGGCTACGCGAATGCCAGGCATCGTTGAGGTGGCCACGCCGGCAACGCCTGGTAGTTCGCTTAAGACACCCAGCACGCCGAGAATTGACATCAGCAGGGCGAGCAGTTCCTCCCACCATGAGGATAGTAACTCCAGGGACTCGTCGCCGGAAAGGGAGCTCCTTGCAG GTGGAGAGCCTCCGGCTGGATGCAAGCTGACTCTGGGATACAAAGAGGATGCTCAAGATTTGAGATCCTCGACGGAAGAGTTAGATCTGCAAGATCCGATTCACGAACAGGATCTCAGAAGGGAATCCAAGAAACTCGCCAAAAGACGAAAGGATGATTCTCAGTCAGATTACAGTGGTAGTAAGTTGGACCGTGAACGCAAAGACAGCAACTGTTCCGAGATCATTTTGTTGAATATCAGTGGAAGAACCTCCAGACTCTCTTCCGTGGGTAGCCAAGGTTCTGGTGCCTCTGGCAAACTCTCTGTCGTTTCAGCTACTTCCTCGAG GTCACCTAGCCCGCATAAATGCCTGCTGGAAACATCGTTCTGTGGGAGCAAGCCAACGCTGGCAGACAATCTGATAGAGCCATCAAAGCCAGAGACAGACGACCTAGAAAAGATCCTGTTGAAACGAGAGGCTGACACTACCAAGGCGTTGATTCCGGACAGTATAAAAGTGTCGATGGTCGATGGAAATTTGAAACCTGATCCCTTGGACAAGCCTCGAAGACGGGGTCGCGAGGAAAGAAAGGAGATCTTCAAGAGGGAGGTGGAAATCACCAAGAGATTTTTAGAGAAGGTGAACATAGAG CTGCCTGTCGTGAAGAAGTCAGCAGACACGCAAAGCACAACGTCCGAGCAACAGACGCCGAAGAACCAACCGCAAGAGGTTCAGAAACCGGCCACGTTAGACTTCAACGACAAAAGAAAGAAGACGCAGAACTTCAAGGAAATCGTGCAAACCACTCCTACGACGAGCAGCGTAACCGGCAGCCCGAAACTGCCGAGGCATCAGAAAGTGCGGGACCTCGAGGGTTCACGAACACCCAGTCCCTCTTCCGTGTCGAGGAAGAGCAGCTTCACCTCCCTGTTCAAG GCCCGCACAGACAGCAGTGTTTTGAGCCCAGAATCACCGTCGCCCAGCACGAAACCACGACGTAGCCTGACCTCAAAGATAAAGGACACCACCGAGAGTCTGCGAAGCAGATCGAAGTCGCGCGAAAGAGTGTCCATGGACCGAGGGTCCAGCTTGAAGAAGGACTCGAAGAACAAAGGCGTTTTCTCGTCGACGTTAAGTCTGTTCAAgaaacgagagagaaagaagagttACGACGAGGCTATCGCGGCTTCATGTGGGACCGACTTGGAGGGCAGCGGAGGACACCCGTCTTTGGAAAGCATCGGTCACGTGGAGTTCCGGTTTAACGCGGAGAAGGAGGAACGCAAGGACGACTCGATTTTTATAAGCCTCCACGCTGACGATAGAAACTACGAGGAAGCACTGCCGTCGGAGAGCGTCTCGATTCCATTGGAAACCCCGACGAAACTGTTGGACGAGTACGAGTCGGAGCCTCGTACAGGAAGCATTGTGACGGAAGCATCGATAGAACATTACCCGCCACCGTCGAGAATCAGAACCGAGGTTCTGATCGAGACCACCTCAAGATCGTACGCGCTAGACCATGAGGTACCTCGAAGCGGATCCAAGGATTCAGAAATTTCGAGAAGCTCCTCGAAGGATTCCAAGTTAAGTGGTCAAGTTAAAACGAGCGAGGTTGTTGGGAAATCATCGACGGTGGAGAGCAAACATACGGAACATCGGGTGTCCAGCAGTTCTTCGAAGGATTCGATCGGTAAGAAAGAAGCCACGAAGCCTAAGAGAAGAAGCAAAGAGGTTAAACAAACGATAGAACCGCCTGAAAGAATAGACGAAAGTAGACAGAAACAGGTGAAGGAACAAGTGATTCAGAGCACGGAAATTAAAAGCTCGAATTTAATGGACGACCTGATCAGTCTCGCGGATGGACTCGCGAAAATGTCCAGCGTGATTTCCGATCTGGATCACAACAGCTCGGAGTCGGAGAGAGACTCTGAGATCGAGTTCGTGAAAAACAAGGTTGAGAAACTCGCCGAGGAATTGCCTGATGAGAGAAAGGGTTTGTTCTACGAGGAGAGCTTCGAGGAGGATCTCCCTTATGTTCCCACCACCTTGCCTATGGAGAAAAGCGTGGCTGTGCCGATGCTGCCTGTTAAACAACGACTTCAGGAAGTAAG AACGATCCCCATTGAGAGGCCTCGGTCCACGACGCCCATAAATCCGACTCTCCTCGACGAGTTCGTGATGCACACGTCGCTGGACGAGCGTCGCGTTGAGAAGATGAAGATATCCTTACCGCGGGAGGAAAGTTTTAAGCTAAAGAGTCCGAGGAAGCACGCGGCGAACACGTTCATGGAGTTTGCAGGGAAAGTGCCCGATGGAGGACGAAAAAGTGCTGGGAAATCGCCGAGTCCACCGCCACTGCCACCAAGAGCATCCACGAGACCAAGCAACTGGATCAATTTCGAGGAGATTCCTGAAAAGAGGAAAGCACCGAAGAGAATTCAAACGATCCCCCGATCGGATGACGAAGGCAAATCGGGAGGGTACAGTTACGTGCAACCGGAGGAGTGCAG GTGCGAGTGTCACGAGGAGTCGCGAAGAGCGTCGATGAAAGAAGCGACAACAACGAGAACATCATCTTCCTGTAGCAGCAACGGCGAACGACCGTGTAACGGCGATAATTGCACGGTACCTAGCTCGACATCCATGGACCGTGCCAGCATCGTCAGGTAA
- the LOC114878603 gene encoding uncharacterized protein LOC114878603 isoform X2, whose product MASEIPSVHQRKLGPAPIASFEDLSDEVENGEPATRMPGIVEVATPATPGSSLKTPSTPRIDISRASSSSHHEDSNSRDSSPERELLAGGEPPAGCKLTLGYKEDAQDLRSSTEELDLQDPIHEQDLRRESKKLAKRRKDDSQSDYSGSKLDRERKDSNCSEIILLNISGRTSRLSSVGSQGSGASGKLSVVSATSSRSPSPHKCLLETSFCGSKPTLADNLIEPSKPETDDLEKILLKREADTTKALIPDSIKVSMVDGNLKPDPLDKPRRRGREERKEIFKREVEITKRFLEKVNIELPVVKKSADTQSTTSEQQTPKNQPQEVQKPATLDFNDKRKKTQNFKEIVQTTPTTSSVTGSPKLPRHQKVRDLEGSRTPSPSSVSRKSSFTSLFKARTDSSVLSPESPSPSTKPRRSLTSKIKDTTESLRSRSKSRERVSMDRGSSLKKDSKNKGVFSSTLSLFKKRERKKSYDEAIAASCGTDLEGSGGHPSLESIGHVEFRFNAEKEERKDDSIFISLHADDRNYEEALPSESVSIPLETPTKLLDEYESEPRTGSIVTEASIEHYPPPSRIRTEVLIETTSRSYALDHEVPRSGSKDSEISRSSSKDSKLSGQVKTSEVVGKSSTVESKHTEHRVSSSSSKDSIGKKEATKPKRRSKEVKQTIEPPERIDESRQKQVKEQVIQSTEIKSSNLMDDLISLADGLAKMSSVISDLDHNSSESERDSEIEFVKNKVEKLAEELPDERKGLFYEESFEEDLPYVPTTLPMEKSVAVPMLPVKQRLQEVRTIPIERPRSTTPINPTLLDEFVMHTSLDERRVEKMKISLPREESFKLKSPRKHAANTFMEFAGKVPDGGRKSAGKSPSPPPLPPRASTRPSNWINFEEIPEKRKAPKRIQTIPRSDDEGKSGGYSYVQPEECRCECHEESRRASMKEATTTRTSSSCSSNGERPCNGDNCTVPSSTSMDRASIVRSVSVLSVTARWSVA is encoded by the exons ATGGCGTCAGAGATACCGAGCGTTCATCAGAGGAAGCTTGGACCAGCGCCGATAGCATCCTTCGAAGACCTGTCCGACGAGGTGGAAAAC GGGGAACCGGCTACGCGAATGCCAGGCATCGTTGAGGTGGCCACGCCGGCAACGCCTGGTAGTTCGCTTAAGACACCCAGCACGCCGAGAATTGACATCAGCAGGGCGAGCAGTTCCTCCCACCATGAGGATAGTAACTCCAGGGACTCGTCGCCGGAAAGGGAGCTCCTTGCAG GTGGAGAGCCTCCGGCTGGATGCAAGCTGACTCTGGGATACAAAGAGGATGCTCAAGATTTGAGATCCTCGACGGAAGAGTTAGATCTGCAAGATCCGATTCACGAACAGGATCTCAGAAGGGAATCCAAGAAACTCGCCAAAAGACGAAAGGATGATTCTCAGTCAGATTACAGTGGTAGTAAGTTGGACCGTGAACGCAAAGACAGCAACTGTTCCGAGATCATTTTGTTGAATATCAGTGGAAGAACCTCCAGACTCTCTTCCGTGGGTAGCCAAGGTTCTGGTGCCTCTGGCAAACTCTCTGTCGTTTCAGCTACTTCCTCGAG GTCACCTAGCCCGCATAAATGCCTGCTGGAAACATCGTTCTGTGGGAGCAAGCCAACGCTGGCAGACAATCTGATAGAGCCATCAAAGCCAGAGACAGACGACCTAGAAAAGATCCTGTTGAAACGAGAGGCTGACACTACCAAGGCGTTGATTCCGGACAGTATAAAAGTGTCGATGGTCGATGGAAATTTGAAACCTGATCCCTTGGACAAGCCTCGAAGACGGGGTCGCGAGGAAAGAAAGGAGATCTTCAAGAGGGAGGTGGAAATCACCAAGAGATTTTTAGAGAAGGTGAACATAGAG CTGCCTGTCGTGAAGAAGTCAGCAGACACGCAAAGCACAACGTCCGAGCAACAGACGCCGAAGAACCAACCGCAAGAGGTTCAGAAACCGGCCACGTTAGACTTCAACGACAAAAGAAAGAAGACGCAGAACTTCAAGGAAATCGTGCAAACCACTCCTACGACGAGCAGCGTAACCGGCAGCCCGAAACTGCCGAGGCATCAGAAAGTGCGGGACCTCGAGGGTTCACGAACACCCAGTCCCTCTTCCGTGTCGAGGAAGAGCAGCTTCACCTCCCTGTTCAAG GCCCGCACAGACAGCAGTGTTTTGAGCCCAGAATCACCGTCGCCCAGCACGAAACCACGACGTAGCCTGACCTCAAAGATAAAGGACACCACCGAGAGTCTGCGAAGCAGATCGAAGTCGCGCGAAAGAGTGTCCATGGACCGAGGGTCCAGCTTGAAGAAGGACTCGAAGAACAAAGGCGTTTTCTCGTCGACGTTAAGTCTGTTCAAgaaacgagagagaaagaagagttACGACGAGGCTATCGCGGCTTCATGTGGGACCGACTTGGAGGGCAGCGGAGGACACCCGTCTTTGGAAAGCATCGGTCACGTGGAGTTCCGGTTTAACGCGGAGAAGGAGGAACGCAAGGACGACTCGATTTTTATAAGCCTCCACGCTGACGATAGAAACTACGAGGAAGCACTGCCGTCGGAGAGCGTCTCGATTCCATTGGAAACCCCGACGAAACTGTTGGACGAGTACGAGTCGGAGCCTCGTACAGGAAGCATTGTGACGGAAGCATCGATAGAACATTACCCGCCACCGTCGAGAATCAGAACCGAGGTTCTGATCGAGACCACCTCAAGATCGTACGCGCTAGACCATGAGGTACCTCGAAGCGGATCCAAGGATTCAGAAATTTCGAGAAGCTCCTCGAAGGATTCCAAGTTAAGTGGTCAAGTTAAAACGAGCGAGGTTGTTGGGAAATCATCGACGGTGGAGAGCAAACATACGGAACATCGGGTGTCCAGCAGTTCTTCGAAGGATTCGATCGGTAAGAAAGAAGCCACGAAGCCTAAGAGAAGAAGCAAAGAGGTTAAACAAACGATAGAACCGCCTGAAAGAATAGACGAAAGTAGACAGAAACAGGTGAAGGAACAAGTGATTCAGAGCACGGAAATTAAAAGCTCGAATTTAATGGACGACCTGATCAGTCTCGCGGATGGACTCGCGAAAATGTCCAGCGTGATTTCCGATCTGGATCACAACAGCTCGGAGTCGGAGAGAGACTCTGAGATCGAGTTCGTGAAAAACAAGGTTGAGAAACTCGCCGAGGAATTGCCTGATGAGAGAAAGGGTTTGTTCTACGAGGAGAGCTTCGAGGAGGATCTCCCTTATGTTCCCACCACCTTGCCTATGGAGAAAAGCGTGGCTGTGCCGATGCTGCCTGTTAAACAACGACTTCAGGAAGTAAG AACGATCCCCATTGAGAGGCCTCGGTCCACGACGCCCATAAATCCGACTCTCCTCGACGAGTTCGTGATGCACACGTCGCTGGACGAGCGTCGCGTTGAGAAGATGAAGATATCCTTACCGCGGGAGGAAAGTTTTAAGCTAAAGAGTCCGAGGAAGCACGCGGCGAACACGTTCATGGAGTTTGCAGGGAAAGTGCCCGATGGAGGACGAAAAAGTGCTGGGAAATCGCCGAGTCCACCGCCACTGCCACCAAGAGCATCCACGAGACCAAGCAACTGGATCAATTTCGAGGAGATTCCTGAAAAGAGGAAAGCACCGAAGAGAATTCAAACGATCCCCCGATCGGATGACGAAGGCAAATCGGGAGGGTACAGTTACGTGCAACCGGAGGAGTGCAG GTGCGAGTGTCACGAGGAGTCGCGAAGAGCGTCGATGAAAGAAGCGACAACAACGAGAACATCATCTTCCTGTAGCAGCAACGGCGAACGACCGTGTAACGGCGATAATTGCACGGTACCTAGCTCGACATCCATGGACCGTGCCAGCATCGTCAG GTCTGTTTCTGTACTTTCAGTGACAGCTCGCTGGAGTGTAGCCTGA